In one window of Ferrovum sp. PN-J185 DNA:
- a CDS encoding HlyD family efflux transporter periplasmic adaptor subunit, protein MKKRNNIKKIIFGNDSENYLAKSILLEEAISPFYLRGTILFISFLILVTIIWASFARLDVVAKAIGKIVPSDSVQVIQHQDGGRINKIFVDEGSIVKKGDMLILLDDTAAKSDLESLKAKSEKLKSEVKYLSELANIRSTLAKQNLVPKTSSLDAEKSLAQTEGDYESTVFEINKLEDRLSRTEIRSPSNGIVQDLKYRTIGGVIPPGATVMNVVPSNDTLRAELHVSTNDIGHINVGQNVRLKLDTYDFMRYGVINGKISVVSAYSSIDDKTNLPYFLCYATVPIKYLGDKTRQLPIQPGMTLQADIVTYNQTVLEYVLRPIYIAFKEGMKER, encoded by the coding sequence ATGAAAAAAAGAAATAATATTAAAAAGATTATATTTGGCAATGATTCTGAAAACTATCTAGCTAAAAGCATCTTACTGGAAGAAGCTATTTCTCCATTCTATTTAAGAGGAACAATCTTATTTATTTCATTCTTAATTTTAGTTACGATTATTTGGGCATCATTTGCAAGACTTGATGTAGTAGCCAAAGCTATTGGAAAAATTGTACCAAGCGACTCGGTACAAGTGATACAACATCAAGATGGCGGAAGAATAAACAAAATATTTGTGGATGAAGGAAGCATTGTAAAGAAAGGAGACATGTTAATTTTACTGGACGATACTGCGGCCAAATCAGATTTAGAATCATTAAAAGCAAAAAGTGAAAAATTAAAAAGCGAGGTTAAGTACTTAAGTGAGCTAGCCAATATAAGATCAACACTTGCAAAACAAAATCTTGTTCCCAAAACAAGCTCACTAGATGCAGAAAAATCTTTAGCACAAACAGAAGGTGATTATGAAAGCACAGTATTTGAAATTAATAAACTAGAAGATCGGTTGTCACGTACTGAAATAAGATCTCCTTCAAATGGAATTGTACAGGATCTAAAATATAGAACCATTGGGGGAGTAATACCGCCAGGCGCTACTGTGATGAATGTAGTACCCTCAAACGACACATTGCGTGCTGAACTCCATGTTTCAACCAATGATATTGGACATATTAATGTTGGACAAAATGTAAGGCTCAAACTTGATACGTATGATTTTATGCGTTATGGAGTAATTAATGGAAAAATTTCAGTTGTCTCTGCATATAGTAGTATCGATGACAAAACAAACCTTCCCTACTTTTTATGTTATGCAACAGTACCAATAAAATACCTTGGAGATAAAACAAGACAATTACCTATACAGCCTGGTATGACATTGCAGGCTGATATAGTTACTTACAATCAAACCGTATTGGAATATGTGCTTCGTCCTATATATATTGCCTTTAAAGAAGGCATGAAGGAGAGATAA
- a CDS encoding peptidase domain-containing ABC transporter: MKKNNTKNNPTTLILDTMSPLKEDRVWIILSSLIISILALATPLIMLQVYDRILANGSLETLKILMSGTIIAVVFESLIKIIRSHISSWIAARFEHRAMTAITSRLLAMPLHDFEMVGIGVHNEYYKAVQSLKSYYSGQTFQNLIDVPFTFLYILVMALINVYMGLLVLFGYLIFFIVVWKTNFKYDQTVKDKNQIDLRRTNFLAETLGNIHTLKSMGMEILMLRRYEKLQETSAKSMQNLSFAMDIALNLGTVFSPLLNMLVITLGAYFVITTKMTTGDLAACLLLSGRSISPIQRLGGIWTKHKQEKIMRDELNQVLSKKPLPNSLDLVKPEVLHGQLELKNISYIFPKSDKPIFENISLKISYGETICIHGVTGSGRTTLMQIIAGLIKPTSGTVTYENIPLENIGATNLQNIISYLPQRSQLFEGTLIENISLYDDKKIGIALEKANTLKLGEFVSKLPKGWDSKVGDTAVEGMPPGFRQRISLVKGLTNDPEIILFDDATSSIDAEGEKLVIEYLQSAKKTKSIIIVTQRPSIQNLADIHYTLINGKLIPGKVNQNDSNVSNIVNSHLFSNETIHQPITIEDWKRIDLSIQSTFRKSNSLSSSLPELLKALGWRRSARELVESLPYFQDSFTIPMFENSMAQLGFLPHKINCNISEIDGRQTPCLFITNSNEAYVIYEINDNKIKIKRNINSGFEILTNYDESGIAYFFTKNKLVDSNNKFSTWIKTSTLRFRSLILYSGISSILSGLVLVVSSLFMMSIYNNIIPAGSIGILFNLAFGVLLALLSSTILIVHRAKILSYIAARIEYLFGTAIIRHIFSLSPILSERASVGSQLARISGFEAIRDLFTGPLASTMLEIPATIVVAIALGIINHYALIVLVVTVLTYFILYWTLEPYSSKLVFESGINSTKRNQFTIEMITKMRSIKESGGDFIWFKRFKEISAEATISAYKTEKLSATLVGLSYLIMMVSGLSIITITVPYTLDKTLGPGVLVASMFFMWRVLNPLQILFVNMPRIDRIKTAGKQLESLMNIQAERFETTTSPISRDLKGQVQFSRVSFRYSLNVDPALIGADFTVKPGEVVAISGPNGGGKSTILKLLLGMYPPQAGAILIDGVDIRQLDPLELRRFFGYAPQDTQFFRATISQNLRLAKPDATDYEIKQVLEWAGALEQVEKLPNGLNYRIGDNTSEQLPASLRQKLILARAYITDAPIMLFDEPGAGLDEIGNNKFIETISYFKGRKTVIFITHRPSHMRLADTLIVMQQGYIRAAGSPEALLKVQPAA, translated from the coding sequence ATGAAAAAAAACAATACAAAAAACAATCCAACAACTTTAATACTAGATACTATGTCACCTCTTAAAGAAGACAGAGTCTGGATTATTTTATCTAGTTTAATTATTTCAATATTAGCATTAGCAACTCCTCTGATCATGTTACAAGTATATGATCGTATCTTAGCTAATGGTTCTTTAGAAACACTCAAAATTTTAATGTCGGGGACAATCATTGCAGTAGTCTTTGAGTCTTTAATTAAAATTATTCGTTCACATATTTCATCTTGGATTGCAGCTAGATTTGAACATAGAGCTATGACTGCAATCACATCAAGATTATTAGCAATGCCTCTCCATGATTTTGAAATGGTAGGGATAGGTGTACATAATGAATATTACAAAGCAGTTCAATCTTTAAAATCCTATTACTCGGGCCAAACGTTTCAAAACTTAATAGATGTACCCTTTACATTTTTATATATTTTAGTAATGGCTTTGATAAATGTTTATATGGGGCTATTAGTGTTATTTGGCTATCTTATATTTTTCATTGTAGTTTGGAAAACAAATTTTAAATATGATCAAACAGTAAAAGACAAAAACCAAATTGATTTACGAAGAACCAATTTTTTAGCAGAAACTCTTGGAAACATTCATACATTAAAATCTATGGGTATGGAAATTTTAATGTTAAGACGCTATGAAAAATTACAAGAAACAAGTGCCAAAAGTATGCAAAACCTATCTTTTGCTATGGATATTGCTTTAAATCTTGGAACAGTTTTTTCCCCTCTACTTAATATGCTCGTTATTACATTAGGCGCATATTTTGTCATAACAACCAAGATGACTACTGGCGATTTAGCCGCGTGCTTATTACTTAGTGGTCGATCGATTTCACCTATACAACGATTGGGAGGTATATGGACAAAACATAAGCAAGAAAAAATAATGCGAGATGAGTTAAACCAAGTATTAAGTAAAAAGCCATTACCTAATTCATTAGATCTAGTTAAACCAGAGGTATTACATGGTCAACTAGAACTTAAAAATATTTCTTATATATTTCCAAAATCAGATAAACCCATCTTTGAAAATATCTCGTTAAAAATATCATACGGGGAAACAATCTGTATACATGGTGTTACTGGAAGTGGAAGAACAACCTTAATGCAGATAATTGCAGGATTAATCAAACCTACATCGGGAACAGTAACATACGAGAACATACCACTTGAGAATATTGGTGCTACAAACCTTCAAAATATTATTAGTTACTTACCACAGAGATCACAACTATTTGAAGGAACATTAATAGAAAACATAAGTCTTTATGACGATAAAAAAATTGGTATCGCACTAGAAAAAGCAAATACTTTAAAATTAGGTGAGTTTGTTTCAAAACTTCCAAAAGGATGGGATTCCAAAGTTGGAGATACTGCTGTTGAAGGGATGCCTCCTGGCTTTCGTCAGAGAATATCTCTAGTAAAAGGTTTAACCAATGATCCTGAAATAATCTTATTTGATGATGCAACTTCATCTATTGATGCTGAAGGAGAAAAACTAGTAATAGAATATTTACAATCTGCTAAAAAAACAAAATCAATTATCATAGTCACACAACGTCCGTCTATTCAAAACTTAGCTGATATTCACTATACCTTGATAAATGGAAAATTGATTCCAGGCAAGGTTAATCAAAATGATAGTAATGTATCTAATATAGTTAACTCTCATTTGTTTTCAAATGAAACCATACACCAACCAATCACGATAGAAGATTGGAAAAGAATAGATTTATCAATTCAATCAACTTTTAGAAAATCAAACTCACTTTCAAGTTCGTTACCCGAATTATTAAAGGCACTTGGTTGGAGAAGGTCTGCAAGAGAATTAGTAGAATCTCTGCCCTACTTTCAAGATAGTTTCACAATCCCTATGTTCGAAAATTCAATGGCGCAACTAGGGTTTTTACCACACAAAATCAATTGCAATATAAGTGAAATAGATGGCAGACAAACTCCCTGTTTATTCATTACTAATAGTAATGAAGCCTATGTGATCTATGAGATTAACGATAACAAAATCAAAATAAAACGTAATATAAATTCAGGCTTTGAAATTCTTACAAATTATGACGAATCAGGTATTGCTTACTTTTTCACAAAAAATAAATTAGTTGACAGTAATAATAAATTCTCAACATGGATTAAAACATCAACATTAAGATTTAGATCATTAATTCTTTATTCAGGAATTTCTTCAATATTATCTGGATTAGTACTAGTCGTTAGTTCATTATTTATGATGAGCATTTATAATAATATTATTCCTGCAGGTTCAATAGGTATTTTATTCAATTTGGCTTTCGGAGTATTACTCGCTCTTTTAAGCTCAACCATATTGATTGTTCACAGGGCTAAAATACTATCTTACATTGCAGCTAGAATAGAATATTTATTTGGCACAGCAATAATCAGGCATATTTTTAGCTTATCACCAATACTAAGCGAAAGAGCCTCGGTTGGCTCGCAATTAGCTCGTATCAGTGGTTTTGAAGCAATAAGAGATCTTTTTACCGGTCCACTAGCAAGTACCATGTTAGAAATACCTGCGACAATAGTCGTAGCTATTGCTCTTGGAATAATTAATCACTATGCATTGATTGTTCTGGTAGTGACTGTATTAACTTATTTTATATTATATTGGACATTAGAGCCCTACAGCTCAAAACTTGTTTTTGAAAGTGGTATAAATTCTACTAAAAGAAACCAATTCACAATTGAAATGATTACTAAAATGAGATCGATAAAAGAATCTGGAGGCGATTTCATTTGGTTTAAACGTTTTAAGGAAATTTCTGCTGAAGCAACAATATCTGCTTATAAAACAGAAAAGCTTTCTGCCACACTAGTAGGTTTATCTTATCTTATTATGATGGTATCAGGTCTTTCTATCATCACTATTACAGTTCCATATACTTTAGATAAGACCCTTGGTCCAGGCGTATTAGTTGCTTCTATGTTTTTTATGTGGCGCGTATTAAATCCTTTACAAATTCTATTTGTAAATATGCCAAGAATAGACCGAATTAAAACTGCTGGGAAACAACTTGAATCACTGATGAATATACAAGCAGAACGATTTGAGACAACCACATCGCCAATATCACGTGATTTAAAAGGACAAGTACAATTCTCACGCGTTTCCTTTAGATATTCTTTAAATGTTGATCCCGCACTTATTGGAGCAGATTTCACAGTAAAACCTGGAGAAGTTGTTGCAATTTCAGGGCCCAACGGGGGTGGAAAATCCACAATTTTAAAACTATTGTTAGGAATGTATCCACCTCAAGCTGGAGCTATACTTATCGATGGTGTAGATATCAGACAACTTGATCCTCTGGAACTCAGAAGATTTTTTGGATACGCTCCTCAAGATACTCAATTTTTTAGAGCCACAATAAGTCAAAATCTACGTCTAGCAAAACCTGATGCGACTGATTATGAAATCAAACAAGTTTTAGAGTGGGCTGGAGCATTAGAACAAGTAGAAAAACTGCCTAATGGTCTTAATTACAGAATTGGAGACAATACCTCTGAACAGTTACCAGCAAGTTTAAGACAAAAACTAATATTAGCAAGAGCATATATAACCGATGCACCCATCATGCTCTTTGATGAACCCGGTGCTGGATTGGATGAAATTGGTAATAATAAATTTATAGAAACTATTAGTTATTTCAAAGGAAGAAAAACCGTAATATTTATCACACATAGACCAAGCCACATGCGTCTAGCAGATACGTTAATCGTAATGCAACAAGGATATATCCGTGCTGCAGGCTCACCAGAAGCTCTATTAAAAGTACAACCGGCTGCCTAA
- a CDS encoding efflux transporter outer membrane subunit: MQKKFFLFISLLEIVMLTGCNSTTPFAYAFKKNDNPDDFVQWVPRVYKDQTYESKLTVTPSEDDKIVQTNPKFPKMKDLWWKEFNSTELNDLVETAISKNFDLQIAITRIDQAEKNANIAKSYLMPTIGIFAGETTSGPALGAGTATSLSNYNNLNVYEFGFRATYEVDLWNKLHYQRNSALELLKASKENRDVVALTLISDVVTTYFEVLSLRERILIANNNLKIANSVQQAIQTRLKSGEATELELQQQEVTIVLVENAIATLELQKQTAEDHLAILLGTSVDNINIKKDTLQGIIPPKIKLGIPSDLLCRRPDIRLIEYQLKSSNENVKAARANLLPTFSLTDEYGQASQNLTQIMSPYSLLYSFSINAFATVFDGGKLVNQLDLEKAKNRELIAQYSNTIINALRDVQDALAAIKITSIERAELEKALNKTKNLLKLSTLVYQSGAMDYVSLQVVQRDVFNSQDAEAKSRFDQLRSTVNLFKALGGGLTSKNDTCTLKNKNVVGSSQ, translated from the coding sequence ATGCAAAAAAAGTTTTTCTTATTTATTTCACTTTTAGAGATAGTAATGTTGACCGGTTGTAATAGTACAACTCCGTTTGCTTACGCCTTTAAAAAGAATGATAATCCCGATGATTTTGTCCAATGGGTACCTAGAGTTTACAAAGATCAAACCTACGAGAGTAAATTAACAGTAACCCCATCAGAAGACGATAAAATCGTTCAAACAAACCCTAAGTTTCCAAAAATGAAAGACTTATGGTGGAAAGAGTTTAATTCAACAGAATTAAATGATTTAGTCGAAACTGCTATTTCTAAAAATTTTGATCTACAAATTGCGATTACGAGAATTGATCAGGCTGAAAAAAATGCCAATATTGCAAAATCATATTTAATGCCTACAATTGGAATTTTTGCTGGAGAAACCACAAGCGGTCCTGCTCTAGGTGCAGGTACAGCAACATCTCTTTCAAATTATAACAATCTAAATGTTTATGAGTTTGGGTTTAGAGCTACATACGAAGTAGATTTATGGAATAAACTTCATTACCAAAGAAATTCAGCCTTAGAACTGTTAAAAGCCAGTAAAGAAAATAGGGATGTGGTAGCCCTTACTTTAATATCAGATGTTGTAACCACCTATTTTGAGGTTCTCTCATTAAGAGAAAGAATTTTAATTGCAAACAATAACTTAAAAATTGCCAATAGTGTTCAACAAGCTATCCAAACAAGATTAAAATCAGGTGAAGCAACAGAACTTGAACTTCAGCAACAAGAGGTTACTATAGTTTTAGTAGAAAACGCCATCGCTACACTAGAACTACAAAAACAAACAGCTGAAGATCACTTGGCAATTCTTTTAGGTACATCTGTTGATAATATCAATATAAAAAAAGACACACTTCAGGGAATTATTCCTCCTAAAATAAAATTAGGTATACCTTCAGATTTATTATGTCGCCGTCCTGATATCAGACTTATTGAGTATCAATTAAAGTCAAGTAATGAAAATGTTAAGGCTGCTAGAGCTAACTTATTACCGACATTCAGCCTAACAGATGAATATGGTCAAGCATCACAAAATCTTACACAAATCATGAGTCCATACAGTTTGTTGTATTCATTTTCAATAAACGCTTTTGCTACAGTTTTTGACGGGGGAAAACTGGTAAATCAACTTGATTTAGAAAAAGCGAAAAACAGAGAACTCATTGCTCAATATTCGAACACAATAATTAATGCACTTCGTGATGTACAAGATGCTTTAGCTGCGATCAAAATCACCTCAATTGAGAGAGCGGAGCTAGAAAAAGCTTTAAATAAAACAAAGAATCTTTTAAAACTCAGCACACTAGTTTACCAATCAGGTGCAATGGATTATGTTTCATTACAAGTAGTACAACGAGATGTGTTTAATTCGCAGGATGCCGAAGCCAAATCAAGATTTGATCAATTAAGATCTACAGTTAATTTATTCAAGGCATTAGGTGGTGGATTAACATCTAAAAACGACACCTGTACATTAAAAAACAAAAATGTTGTTGGAAGTAGTCAATGA
- a CDS encoding response regulator transcription factor — protein MKLSKRQVQILNLIKEGKSNFEIGNTLTISEGTVKQHLFQLYKKLNVKNRTQALIKYQNSLTSSDSVTKNPKTKVLNNKFTWRLISSLSLVPELEKIDKNTSSIIKINNQINQLKSEAETICSIFDGNLITIPGVGIVMLFGFPQDHSDDCHRSVIAAQYLTRWSKNNITIPIKFGIVTLPEVYLEDKNIVFKTESIENSIKLAKLSKLYQISVNEITYQFTKSLFYYSEQKITNDKDRTIYRDLTNDVTKYKNHNYYNYVSILFEKIKTTQYLQIKIFCLDHTEIVLIQDLIQNISNNENLIALRISLPHFKNEELFYKSLLGQILLNNKIIENSSVISIIKKAELSEKEKVIFLLKAINKTNKLILNLVGFNSEYEANKILENIDIKDDKSLGFCLIMSEININIKGKIKIKYFEFQNNEWDNTKSYSFKINQYNKNIQHYHSELSRIISSLTAKSLEILYRLAHKRIVYLSNISDSIDELKNTNLVDTDENRIILKNKKVAEILKEIIFNPESN, from the coding sequence ATGAAACTCTCTAAAAGACAAGTGCAAATATTAAACCTGATCAAGGAAGGAAAATCCAATTTTGAAATTGGTAATACTTTAACAATTTCTGAGGGTACTGTTAAACAACATCTATTTCAACTATATAAAAAACTAAATGTAAAAAACAGGACTCAAGCTTTAATAAAGTATCAAAATAGCTTAACAAGCTCTGATAGTGTAACTAAAAATCCGAAAACCAAAGTCTTAAATAACAAATTTACATGGAGGCTAATTTCGTCATTATCGCTTGTACCAGAATTAGAAAAAATAGACAAAAATACTTCATCAATAATAAAAATAAATAACCAAATAAACCAACTCAAAAGTGAAGCTGAAACAATATGTTCAATATTTGATGGAAATCTAATAACAATACCAGGAGTAGGTATTGTGATGCTATTTGGTTTTCCGCAAGATCACTCTGATGACTGTCATAGATCAGTAATTGCAGCTCAATATCTTACTAGATGGTCGAAAAACAATATTACTATTCCAATAAAATTCGGAATAGTTACATTACCAGAAGTTTATCTTGAAGATAAAAATATAGTATTTAAAACAGAATCTATTGAGAATTCTATAAAATTAGCAAAATTATCAAAACTTTATCAAATTTCTGTAAATGAAATTACCTATCAATTTACCAAGTCACTTTTTTATTATTCAGAACAAAAAATCACTAACGATAAAGATAGAACTATATATAGAGATCTAACAAACGACGTAACTAAATACAAAAATCATAATTACTATAATTACGTATCTATACTTTTTGAAAAAATAAAAACAACCCAATATTTACAAATCAAAATATTTTGTCTTGATCATACGGAAATTGTATTAATTCAAGATTTGATTCAAAATATCTCAAATAATGAAAATTTAATTGCTCTTCGTATATCACTTCCACATTTTAAAAATGAAGAATTATTTTATAAATCATTATTAGGTCAGATACTTCTTAATAATAAAATCATAGAAAATAGTTCAGTAATTTCAATAATTAAAAAAGCAGAATTATCAGAAAAAGAAAAGGTTATATTCCTTTTAAAAGCAATAAATAAAACAAATAAATTAATCCTTAATTTAGTAGGCTTCAACTCAGAATATGAAGCCAATAAAATATTAGAAAATATTGATATTAAAGATGACAAGAGTTTGGGTTTTTGTTTGATTATGTCTGAAATTAATATAAATATAAAAGGCAAAATAAAAATAAAATATTTTGAATTTCAAAACAACGAATGGGATAATACCAAATCCTATTCTTTTAAAATTAATCAGTATAATAAGAATATTCAACACTACCATTCAGAACTATCTAGGATAATTTCATCCTTAACAGCCAAGTCACTTGAAATACTTTATCGACTTGCACATAAAAGAATTGTTTATCTGAGTAACATAAGTGATTCGATTGATGAGCTAAAAAACACAAATTTAGTAGATACTGATGAAAACAGAATAATTCTTAAAAATAAAAAAGTGGCGGAAATTTTAAAAGAAATAATTTTCAATCCAGAATCAAATTAA